The following coding sequences are from one Kosakonia sp. H02 window:
- the secD gene encoding protein translocase subunit SecD, which produces MLNRYPLWKYIMLVVVIIVGLLYALPNLYGEDPAVQITGARGVAASEQTLIQVQNDLQKEKINAKSVALEEGAILARFDSTDTQLRAREVLVSALGDQYVVALNLAPATPRWLGYIKAEPMKLGLDLRGGVHFLMEVDMQTALSKLQEQNIDSLRSDLRDKGIPYTTVRKEDNYGLSIQFRDSAARDQANTYLTGRHRDLVISNQGDNVLRAVMSDARLSEAREYAVQQNINILRNRVNQLGVAEPLVQRQGSDRIVVELPGIQDTARAKEILGATATLEFRLVNTSVDASAAASGRVPGDSEVKQTREGQPVVLYKRVILTGDHITDSTSNQDEYNQPQVNISLDSAGGNIMSNFTKDNIGKPMATLFVEYKDSGKKDANGRAVLVKQEEVINIANIQSRLGNSFRITGINNPNEARQLSLLLRAGALIAPIQIVEERTIGPTLGSQNITQGLEACLAGLVVSIIFMIFFYKKFGLIATSALVANLVLIVGIMSLLPGATLTMPGIAGIVLTLAVAVDANVLINERIKEELSNGRTVQQAIHEGYQGAFSSIFDANITTLIKVLILYAVGTGSIKGFAITTGIGVATSMFTAIVGTRAIVNLLYGGKRINKLSI; this is translated from the coding sequence GTGTTAAACCGTTATCCTTTGTGGAAGTACATCATGCTGGTCGTCGTGATTATCGTCGGCCTGCTTTACGCACTTCCCAACCTGTATGGTGAGGATCCGGCTGTTCAAATCACTGGCGCGCGCGGCGTCGCCGCCAGTGAGCAAACGCTGATCCAGGTCCAGAACGATCTACAAAAAGAAAAAATCAACGCGAAGTCTGTGGCACTGGAAGAGGGCGCTATTCTTGCTCGCTTCGATTCTACCGATACGCAGCTCCGCGCCCGCGAAGTGCTGGTCAGCGCGTTAGGTGACCAATACGTTGTCGCGCTTAACCTTGCGCCGGCAACCCCGCGCTGGCTGGGCTACATTAAAGCCGAACCGATGAAACTCGGTCTCGACTTGCGTGGCGGCGTGCACTTCCTGATGGAAGTCGACATGCAAACCGCGCTGAGCAAATTGCAGGAACAGAATATCGACAGCCTGCGCAGCGATCTGCGCGATAAAGGCATTCCTTACACCACCGTGCGTAAGGAAGATAACTATGGTCTGAGCATTCAATTCCGCGACAGCGCGGCGCGCGATCAGGCGAATACTTACCTGACTGGCCGTCATCGCGATCTGGTTATCTCTAATCAGGGCGACAATGTGCTGCGCGCCGTAATGAGCGATGCACGCCTGAGCGAAGCCCGCGAATATGCTGTTCAGCAGAACATTAACATCCTGCGTAACCGTGTAAACCAGCTTGGCGTTGCCGAGCCGCTGGTGCAGCGTCAGGGCTCCGACCGCATCGTAGTTGAGCTGCCGGGTATTCAGGATACGGCGCGCGCGAAAGAGATCCTTGGCGCGACCGCAACGCTTGAGTTTCGTCTGGTCAATACCAGCGTAGATGCCTCCGCTGCGGCGAGTGGGCGTGTACCGGGTGATTCCGAAGTGAAACAGACGCGCGAAGGCCAGCCGGTTGTGCTGTACAAACGCGTGATCCTCACCGGCGACCATATCACCGATTCCACCTCTAATCAGGATGAATACAACCAGCCGCAGGTGAATATTTCGCTGGATAGCGCGGGTGGCAACATCATGTCGAACTTCACCAAGGACAATATCGGTAAGCCGATGGCGACCCTGTTTGTGGAGTACAAAGACAGCGGTAAGAAAGATGCGAATGGCCGTGCAGTACTGGTGAAACAGGAAGAAGTGATTAACATCGCCAACATCCAGTCTCGCCTGGGCAACAGCTTCCGTATTACCGGCATCAATAACCCGAACGAAGCACGTCAGCTGTCGCTGCTGTTACGTGCGGGCGCGCTGATTGCACCGATTCAGATCGTGGAAGAACGTACCATTGGCCCAACCCTTGGTTCGCAGAACATTACTCAAGGTCTGGAAGCCTGCCTGGCAGGTCTGGTGGTCTCCATTATCTTTATGATCTTCTTCTATAAGAAGTTCGGTCTGATCGCGACCTCCGCGCTGGTGGCGAACCTTGTGTTGATCGTCGGTATTATGTCGCTGTTGCCAGGTGCAACGCTGACCATGCCGGGGATTGCGGGGATCGTGCTCACCCTCGCGGTGGCAGTGGACGCTAACGTGCTGATAAACGAGCGTATTAAAGAAGAGCTGAGCAACGGTCGTACCGTGCAGCAGGCGATTCACGAAGGTTATCAGGGCGCGTTTTCGTCCATTTTCGATGCCAACATTACGACATTGATCAAAGTGCTTATCCTTTACGCGGTCGGTACTGGCTCAATTAAAGGCTTTGCGATCACTACCGGTATCGGTGTGGCGACGTCCATGTTCACCGCTATTGTCGGTACCCGTGCCATCGTCAACCTGTTGTACGGCGGCAAACGCATTAACAAGCTGTCTATCTGA
- the secF gene encoding protein translocase subunit SecF: MAQDYTVEQLNHGRKVWDFMRWDNWAFIISGVLLILSLVVMGVRGFNWGLDFTGGTVIEISLEKPADMDLMRDALEKAGFQEPLLQNFGSSRDIMVRMPPAQGETGGQVLGSKVVSVINEATSQNASVKRIEFVGPSVGADLAQTGGMALLVALISILIYVGFRFEWRLAAGVVIALAHDVIITMGVLSLFQIEVDLTIVASLMSVIGYSLNDSIVVSDRIRENFRKIRRGTPYEIFNISLTQTLHRTLITSGTTLVVILMLYLFGGAMLKGFSLTMLIGVSIGTASSIYVASALALKLGMKREHLLQQKVEKEGADQPSILP, from the coding sequence GTGGCACAGGATTATACTGTTGAACAATTGAACCACGGCCGTAAAGTCTGGGACTTTATGCGCTGGGACAACTGGGCTTTTATTATTTCCGGCGTGTTGCTGATCCTCTCCCTCGTGGTGATGGGCGTTCGCGGATTTAACTGGGGCCTGGATTTTACCGGTGGTACGGTTATCGAAATTTCGCTGGAAAAACCGGCGGACATGGACTTAATGCGTGACGCGCTGGAAAAAGCGGGCTTCCAGGAGCCGCTGTTGCAGAACTTCGGCAGCAGCCGCGACATTATGGTGCGTATGCCGCCTGCGCAGGGTGAAACCGGCGGGCAGGTGCTGGGCAGCAAGGTGGTGAGCGTTATTAACGAAGCCACCAGCCAGAACGCCTCCGTGAAGCGTATCGAATTTGTGGGGCCGAGCGTAGGCGCGGATCTGGCACAAACCGGCGGCATGGCGCTGCTGGTGGCGCTGATTAGCATCCTGATTTACGTCGGTTTCCGTTTCGAGTGGCGTCTGGCGGCGGGCGTCGTTATCGCGCTGGCGCACGATGTGATCATCACGATGGGCGTGCTGTCGCTGTTCCAGATAGAGGTAGACCTGACTATCGTGGCATCGCTGATGTCCGTTATCGGTTACTCGCTGAACGACAGTATCGTGGTATCGGACCGTATTCGTGAGAACTTCCGTAAGATCCGTCGCGGTACGCCGTATGAGATCTTCAACATCTCGCTGACGCAGACGTTACATCGTACCTTGATCACCTCCGGCACCACGTTGGTCGTGATCCTGATGCTGTATCTGTTCGGCGGCGCGATGCTGAAAGGCTTCTCGCTGACGATGCTTATCGGGGTTTCCATCGGTACTGCGTCTTCTATCTATGTTGCATCAGCGCTGGCGCTGAAGCTGGGTATGAAACGCGAACATCTGCTCCAGCAGAAAGTGGAAAAAGAAGGGGCGGATCAACCGTCAATTCTGCCGTAA
- the yajC gene encoding preprotein translocase subunit YajC codes for MSFFISDAVAAAGAPSQGSPMSLILMLVVFGLIFYFMILRPQQKRTKEHKKLMDSIAKGDEVLTNGGLVGRVTKVAETGYIAIALNDTTEVVIKRDFVAAVLPKGTMKAL; via the coding sequence ATGAGCTTTTTTATTTCTGATGCGGTAGCGGCAGCAGGCGCGCCTTCACAGGGCAGCCCGATGTCCCTGATCCTGATGCTGGTCGTGTTCGGTCTGATCTTCTACTTCATGATCCTGCGCCCGCAACAAAAACGCACTAAAGAGCATAAAAAGCTGATGGACTCCATCGCTAAAGGTGATGAAGTGCTGACCAATGGTGGTCTGGTTGGTCGCGTAACCAAAGTAGCGGAAACTGGCTACATTGCTATCGCACTGAACGACACCACTGAAGTGGTAATCAAACGTGACTTCGTAGCTGCCGTTCTGCCGAAAGGCACCATGAAGGCGCTGTAA